The Primulina tabacum isolate GXHZ01 chromosome 7, ASM2559414v2, whole genome shotgun sequence genome includes a window with the following:
- the LOC142551898 gene encoding pumilio homolog 5-like, with the protein MATESPIRILEETEKWRPRKQSNSYGSSSSAKLAIEDFSLFLKDRKFQSLEKNIIPSRSESAPPSMEGSMAAIESIFTLRNSTTSLDLHPGPSNRKCETDADQPFPYHGSDVILDQRFSRPFSSESHHLFHRRGSTGNDRNMIPHVNIPRNTLPSHEEESEDDRSSERSASASVDKSASLGFQNDSFNSTQEDSVQTSSPSQDQYSHRSMGEKVVDAHSHVLHNHYVAMSSDGIDAPGLDRMMQVPQPDPLTGGVLSLSFNDENSIVVRPPLDGRDFSAGKVDLKDDSSTAGVGDILNLNRNKFNKKEQPIPQNYTSQSAAALQESNISLVPGTFSQMIYPGTSHPYGSLNQFLYGSSGVSTGEVQPTLQSSGFTPPFYTPPAPTPFMTPQNTFYQNIRPAGYFTPQYSMGGYTINSAFLPSYLSGYPSQGTFPLAFDSVSFPSPGVSDRGNAHAYDTQNLPKYYGQFGVNMQSPPVDPYHMQYFQPPLRNSYGAYGQFDHQAPRNDAAVSQVNSRDFKKGADHTGFPNDQKPEHSYSIGYNSINIGSRLQFPSSIVSPVVSIKPVMGPNFSGGRNSTTHHTFHGNTGITYGLQHQSWNGMSSNSFLEELKLGKGQRFELADIVGHIGEFSVDQHGSRFIQQKLEHCSLGEKESVFKEVVPHASKLLTDVFGNYVIQKLFEYGSPGQKEDLANQLEGQILPLSLQMYGCRVIQKAFDVIDLAQKVRLAKELDGHVMKCVRDQNGNHVIQKCIESIPADNIHFIISSFRGHVATLSMHPYGCRVIQRVLEHCNDELQTQFIVSEILDSVRALAQDQYGNYVTQHVLARGIPHERSEIIEKLCGSIVQLSQHKFASNVVEKCLEYGDSVSRDLLIKEIVGHGDKNDNILVMMKDQYANYVIQKILQKCTSDQRELLLGVIRDHLTALKKYTYGKHIVTRLEQVYGEEIQSSEL; encoded by the exons ATGGCAACTGAAAGCCCCATTAGGATATTGGAAGAGACAGAAAAATGGCGGCCTCGTAAGCAGTCTAATAGTTATGGGTCATCATCATCTGCAAAGCTGGCCATTGAAGATTTTAGTTTGTTCTTGAAAGATCGAAAGTTTCAAAGCCTTGAAAAGAATATAATACCGAGCCGTAGTGAAAGTGCACCACCAAGCATGGAAGGTTCTATGGCGGCAATTGAAAGTATCTTTACCCTGAGGAATTCCACTACGAGTCTTGATTTACACCCAGGCCCGTCTAATAGAAAATGTGAGACTGATGCTGATCAGCCTTTTCCTTACCATGGTTCTGATGTCATTTTGGATCAAAGATTCAGTAGGCCTTTCAGCTCGGAGAGTCATCATCTATTTCACCGTCGTGGTTCTACTGGCAACGATCGTAACATGATTCCTCATGTCAACATTCCTAGGAATACCCTTCCTTCTCATGAGGAAGAatctgaggatgataggtcTTCTGAACGGAGTGCATCTGCATCTGTTGATAAATCTGCTTCATTGGGTTTCCAGAATGATTCATTCAACTCGACACAG GAAGATTCTGTCCAAACTTCATCCCCTTCTCAAGATCAGTACAGTCATAGATCTATGGGGGAAAAGGTTGTTGATGCCCACTCACATGTACTGCATAATCATTATGTTGCCATGTCATCTGATGGTATAGATGCACCCGGTTTAGATCGTATGATGCAGGTCCCACAACCTGACCCTCTTACAGGGGGTGTTTTAAGCTTATCATTTAACGATGAAAACAGCATAGTAGTTCGTCCTCCTTTAGATGGGCGAGACTTCAGTGCTGGTAAAGTTGATTTAAAGGACGATTCCTCAACAGCTGGAGTTGGtgatattttgaatttgaaCCGCAACAAATTTAACAAGAAAGAACAACCCATTCCCCAAAATTATACATCGCAATCGGCAGCAGCTCTGCAAGAAAGCAATATTTCTCTGGTTCCGGGCACTTTCTCTCAAATGATTTATCCTGGAACAAGTCATCCATATGGTAGCTTGAACCAGTTTCTCTATGGTTCTTCCGGTGTTTCAACAGGAGAGGTGCAACCAACACTTCAGTCATCTGGATTCACACCTCCATTTTACACCCCACCAGCTCCTACTCCGTTCATGACTCCACAGAATACATTTTATCAGAATATTCGGCCAGCTGGCTACTTCACCCCACAATATAGCATGGGTGGCTATACTATCAACTCTGCTTTTCTTCCATCATATCTTTCTGGATATCCCTCTCAGGGTACTTTTCCTCTAGCTTTTGATAGCGTTTCTTTTCCGAGTCCTGGAGTTTCAGATAGAGGGAATGCACATGCTTATGATACGCAAAATCTACCAAAATATTATGGACAATTTGGAGTTAACATGCAGTCTCCTCCTGTTGATCCCTATCATATGCAGTATTTTCAGCCGCCTTTACGAAATTCCTATGGTGCATATGGTCAGTTTGATCATCAAGCACCTAGAAATGATGCTGCAGTGAGCCAAGTGAATTCCCGTGACTTTAAAAAGGGGGCAGATCATACAGGTTTCCCAAATGACCAGAAACCTGAACATTCGTATAGTATAGGCTATAACAGCATTAATATTGGGAGCAGATTGCAATTTCCTTCGTCTATTGTTAGTCCGGTTGTTTCGATAAAACCTGTGATGGGGCCCAATTTTTCTGGGGGGAGAAATAGCACGACTCATCACACTTTCCATGGCAACACCGGCATAACTTATGGGCTGCAACATCAGAGCTGGAATGGTATGAGTTCAAATTCTTTTCTCGAAGAGCTGAAATTGGGTAAGGGTCAAAGATTTGAGCTGGCTGATATAGTTGGGCATATTGGCGAATTTAG TGTTGATCAACATGGAAGTAGATTCATTCAGCAGAAGTTGGAACACTGTAGTCTTGGAGAGAAAGAATCGGTCTTCAAGGAAGTTGTTCCTCATGCTTCCAAACTATTGACAGATGTTTTTGGAAACTATGTTATACAGAAG CTTTTTGAATATGGTAGCCCGGGCCAAAAAGAAGACCTTGCAAATCAGTTGGAAGGTCAAATTTTACCATTGAGTTTGCAGATGTACGGATGTCGTGTAATCCAAAAG GCATTTGATGTAATTGATTTAGCACAAAAGGTGAGGCTCGCCAAAGAGCTTGATGGACATGTCATGAAATGTGTTCGTGATCAAAACGGAAACCATGTCATTCAAAAATGTATTGAGAGTATTCCAGCTGataatattcatttcattatttCTTCTTTTCGTGGCCATGTTGCCACACTTTCAATGCATCCTTATGGTTGCCGAGTCATTCAG AGGGTACTGGAGCATTGCAATGATGAGTTACAGACCCAGTTTATAGTAAGTGAGATTTTGGATTCTGTGCGCGCACTTGCTCAGGACCAGTATGGCAACTACGTCACACAG CATGTTCTGGCAAGGGGAATCCCTCATGAACGGAGCGAGATCATCGAAAAATTATGTGGATCTATAGTACAACTGAGCCAGCATAAATTTGCGTCGAATGTTGTTGAAAAATGTTTGGAGTATGGCGATTCTGTGTCAAGGGACTTGCTGATAAAGGAGATTGTTGGTCATGGTGATAAGAATGATAATATACTG GTAATGATGAAGGACCAATATGCTAATTATGTCATCCAAAAGATTCTACAAAAATGCACCAGTGATCAGAGGGAACTATTGCTTGGTGTAATAAGAGATCATCTTACTGCTTTGAAAAAATATACTTACGGAAAACACATAGTCACGCGGTTGGAGCAGGTATATGGAGAAG AAATTCAATCATCGGAA